From the genome of Mya arenaria isolate MELC-2E11 chromosome 5, ASM2691426v1:
TAGCGTTCGTTATTTCTTTAGGAATTATACCCTCTAGGAGTGATGGTTTGTTTGAGGTCCATTGTAATCTGCAGTTATCGTTATAATCTTTAATTTCACAGCTAAACATAAGATTGTAGATGTCTTGAAGTCTGGAGGGCATATCTGGTGACTCCAGCAATATCTCTGACGGAGGGTCTGTAAAAATGAAGTATATGAATACACTTATTGATCTGCAACTGTATTTtgatagtaaatatatatttatatgttaacaCGGCCGTCATTACATTTTCCCTTATGTGTATGTTGGAGGAAGTTAAATACCTAAAACGATATATCAAAGAGTACACGGACATTCGCATCGAAATGTATTCAATATGTCCGTATTGTCTTTATATATTACTGGATGATTGGGTCAGCGCCTTGGTGAGACAAACAAGCAACGCAATAAGAAACAGAAACCCAAATAAACTTTTAATTCTGACTTAGGATGATAAATGGGTATGGGTGGTAAATAACGCTTGCATAAAGATTTCTTAATTTTACTAGGAGATGCTTAACAAGACAATTCTAGACCCGGAAATGATTCCTAAGAAATCAAACTACATTAGTGAACTAACATCATCATTTGTATgcactcatttaaaaaaataaatagtttgtctgcgcaatataaatattaaaatacagaaACTAAAATTGTATGTTCACTTGGTATACATATTGTCGAAATGTACTAATTGAATTTTGCGACctgaaaataaatggttttatttcattCGTCAGTAAGAAGAAAGAAACTCACATTTACAGTCTATAATTTCCTTTTCAGTTTTATAGCTAGAAAACAACGGCGTCCGTTGGAAGCAAATCACCTCTCGCGTTTGCCACTCTCTCTTAGCAGCTGCTTCCAAAACAATCTGTGTTGTGTAGCTTCCGAACTCTTCGTTTAAAATAGTTGTTGTACTAATATTTGCAGTCACGTTCATCGTACCGATCATTAGTGTTAATGTTGACGGCGGTCTCCCTCCCATGGAAGAACACGTGATTCCTGCTGGTTCCCCTTCTTTCAGTGTGGGTACGGCGAGAACTGCGTTGTCTGGCTTAACTGGAGATGTTTTGAATGGTAAGAGTTTTATTGTATAAGCTTTTCTCTCTCTCTATTTTGATTAAACACAGCAAAAAAGTAATGCGCGTGCATGGATTGATCGAAATGAATTAAACGCGAACGGCTGGTACATGTCCGCTGAACATTAGTTTAGGATACTTTAGACagtattaaatgtggtaaatgcTACATGTACACAAGCTTCAATAATTGACAACGATAGAAAtgaaattatacatgtttaactCAACCTGCGACATAAAGTTTGGAACTGGTGTTAAGTGGCGTTTCCATAGCTGCATTGAAGACGCTGCATGTAACGACCTTCATGTGGTCGTCTTTACTCGCAACATACGACGGCCGGTATGTATCATTACTAACAAAGTGTACGGTTACTTTTCTATCTCCGACATATATTGTTGGAACAGTTCCGCCGGTTGTATGGCAGTAAATATGACTGCCCAAATCTTGTCCATTTATTCCGACTAAGCAATCATCACATTCGGAAGTATGATTATAGGAATGAAGCGAGGGCTTACCTGATGACGTAAGATTAAGGAAAAATAACGTATCTGTTTTTTCTCTACAAACAAATACGTGAGATTAACATTAACAAGTTGTAACCAAATGGCACGTAACATAGCTTGTTAGCTTTTTCGTTTGTtagattatgtttatttatacacaATGTTAAACACCATACATACCAATATAATAAGTGGTAATAATAGCACAagtttattaaaagaaatataattttctatgaaataataagaatattgtatgaaaagaagattttaatgATTTACCAATGACGTTTATTTCAACGGGTTGTGTAAACTTGTTCCTTCCAGGACGGTCATCTGTGCATCTCACGCTGTAGTTTCCAGACGTCCATCGGTTTACGTTGTGTATTGTCAGTACAAACTCCCAGTTTGGATCCTTCCTCTCAGAAAAGCGACCATCTGATAAATGCATATCCGATGAGGAGGTGGCGTTATACCATTGGCGTACATAAAGATGATAGTTGTTTATTACGCTTAAAGCGGGAAAGTAGCCTAACTCGACATAACCTCCTGTGGTAACCACCTTGGTCCTAATATACAAATATCCGCAACCTGAAATAACTGAAAATCCAAATGAATATAAGGAAAACTTTGTAAAGTAATAAGGAGTtactaacattatttttaaagctgcactctcatagactAATCGTTTTcaacttgtttttatattttgtcttttaatgagccattttttgcgtaaatgtcttgGAAGcagtgatttaagactgttGACAGACGATCAGATtaaatttttatcatatttacgttcgaaaatccCTTAAAGCGCTACAAAcgctttaaaaaatgaaattccgGCAATTTACCAAACAACTGAGATCAGACTGTGGATTACCTAATatgcactgatgccaaaataagccgattcagatacagtttgttttaaaaattatcatAACTGGCCacctgtgagagtgtagcttaaattacaaataagaaataacTTCATTTTACTTACAcagtatattatattttctatttagcTGTTTGCAAACATATACATTGACTATAAATGAAGAGTTCTTAAGAATTGAAGAATCAGTTAGTCTTTCTAGTTACAGTTACTACttcgtaaaaaaaatatattattatataaaatacattattgagTCAACAAACATTACCTCTTAAATCTAGGCGTACTCGATCTGAGCTGCATTTATTGTGAGTCACAGAAAAATACGTGCTCGCATAGTTTCTACCGCCAACGTAGgtgtttaaaacaataaggtACACACTCCTGGTTGGATCAGCACTGACTGAGACCCTTTGACCGCCCATATTGTATTGCtcgtttttcaaaataggtAGTATATCGCTTTGGTAATTGTCCGGTTCGAACACAAACGTCACATTTCTCAATTGCAATGCAGGCTCGAGATATGTCAGATTACCACAGGCAGTCTCACTTTCTACAACAACAAAAGCTTTAATGGCATTAAAGCATTACATCGGCAATGCAGATGAAAGTATCCAATAAGATCAGTCATACATTTGAGAGAATATACCgatattataatgaaattgaaaacaatgttatatacattaaatatattaagctAATAGAACAAACATAATATGATCCGAATCGCTCGATTTTGGGCCTTCATACATACATTTGCTTTTGtggttttttttcattatgatatCCATCGatttgcataattttgttaTGTGCAACTAAGAccattcattttgtaaattgacGTCAAACACATGATGTCATGACAAAAATACACGTTGAATTAACAAATCAATATTCCAACAAGCTTGTTATTTGAGTTTTTATCCTAACATGGAACAATTATGAAACAATCATAACGAAATGTTTTTcgtttcattttagttttttcaaacaagagtttcatttaaaacagaaactaTGAATGCAGCCGCGGTATTGCAGTAATCGAATATGCTGCGGTATTGAAGTTATCAAAAAGCCTGCGGTTTAAGAGAACTCAATAAGCtgctttattttattaataaaatatgaaacatttaagattTGATCCCGGTATCGAAGGATAGGTAGACAAAGTCTTTACAACTCAAATTGTCGGTATGCAACAGGTGctataaaacacttttatatcaCTTCATGATTATACTGGAATGTGTCAGCAGTGAAAGTTATCAACATtcaaatattcatgtttatggtTTACAGGTTTACTGATCTTTTTGGCGACCTTTTTTTTAAGACAAACGGTACATAAGAAGCATTCTTGAACCTAATGCAGcaagtattttgtttctttattcgtgaatggaaaaataaatactaGCCAAATAACCGAgttgaaactacagggacagtcGAGTATGTAACTTAAACTATGTTGTAAACTTTGATTAAACAACTCAGTTGAATACTTATTACTTTACATCGTTTCACCGTAGATCTTGAAAGTATTGTCTTTATGATTTGACCGGAGATAAGCAATAGGTGATTGAGTTTTGTTATGAGGGTAAGAGTTATCCAATTAAAAGAATAACGGTATAGACCATgattttggagaaaaaaaatgattcagTTCTAGCATGCACAGAAGTCGGGATACATCtgctttctttatttttcattattaaatatattgaatacacAAATAGTATATAAAACGTAAACAAATACCTTTTGTAAAACTTAGCGCAAACAagattaacaaataaagtaaatcCATTCCGAACACTTCTCTACCATCATAATAACCTATTAACtatgtatttaatatgtgtaaatacaattaaaatgaaagcATTACTAAATGTTGTAATTCGAGaactatataaaacatcatGCCTTAAGTGTGATATCAATGACTAACGGAAGTTTGTTTAATTACTACTGATTGTAACCATACAAAATTATACAGTGAAAACACTTAAAGgacatttttttctcaagaGCTATATTCTTTTCACAATGTTAGGGATCAAAGCTTTTCCTTTGTCCGCGATTGTCGTTTTGCAACTATACTTCCTTGAAAAACAATTATCACAGAGTTAATGTTTCTAACAATGTTCACACAAGTAATGTTACTTACAATGTTCACACAAGTAATGTTACTTACAATGTCACACATAGCTAACTAAGTATGTATTGAACAACGACTTGTTGGGCAATGAAGTTTACTGTATGGCATATTGACATAAATACTTATCACGAttactattttttattgttaaaatatatgacTTCTTAAACGTAACTTAATGACatgtgttttatgtattaaCTATGAGATTATTTTTTACCGTTAACACTTAATTAATTTGAACAGCAGTATGCACTTTTTGGAgcatcttttttctttttattagtTATCCGGAAGTTTATTCTTTATCATACCAGTATCTATGTGCGATCTGGTAagctttattgttttgttttcatgcaTTGGCTGtaatagtattgttttgttttcatgctTGATTTACTGCCCGTGTTCGTGCATTATGCTTCCGCCACACTGTATGTATTCGTATTGGTTCCTGTTAGCAATGTTAGTCCTCATTTCAGGCGATATTTACCCAAACCCCGGCCCGTCCGAAAGTAATGTATCTGCAAAATCATCTTCTTCATCATATGATCATAGTCTTAATAATGGGTTAAGCAGTATGCACTTAAATATCCAAAGTCTTAAACCTAAAATTGACATTCTTGAGGTAGATGCCCAAACATATGATGTATTGATTGTTGCGATCGTGTCGGTAGAATTGGGTGCGGTGTAGCCATATTCATTAGACAAGGAATCCATGCTTTGATTTGACAAGACCTGGGCATAAATGGTCTAGAAGCTCTATGGCTTAAACTAAAAGTCAATAATCGTCAATTTCTTGTTGGTGGTTTTAACAGACCACCAGATGCTAACAATAACAATTGGCTTCTGCTCAAGCAGAATATAGACCAGGCTTTTAACGAAAATTGTACAAACATCGTAGTAGCCGGTGACTTTAATATAGATGTACAATTGTCCGTCTCAAACAAA
Proteins encoded in this window:
- the LOC128236186 gene encoding uncharacterized protein LOC128236186 isoform X2; the protein is MDLLYLLILFALSFTKESETACGNLTYLEPALQLRNVTFVFEPDNYQSDILPILKNEQYNMGGQRVSVSADPTRSVYLIVLNTYVGGRNYASTYFSVTHNKCSSDRVRLDLRVISGCGYLYIRTKVVTTGGYVELGYFPALSVINNYHLYVRQWYNATSSSDMHLSDGRFSERKDPNWEFVLTIHNVNRWTSGNYSVRCTDDRPGRNKFTQPVEINVIVKPDNAVLAVPTLKEGEPAGITCSSMGGRPPSTLTLMIGTMNVTANISTTTILNEEFGSYTTQIVLEAAAKREWQTREVICFQRTPLFSSYKTEKEIIDCKYPPSEILLESPDMPSRLQDIYNLMFSCEIKDYNDNCRLQWTSNKPSLLEGIIPKEITNARSIRSIMNVSVTKEDLGKVLICNAVCSSFQRNISKSYALLVPCRFLQTLRI
- the LOC128236186 gene encoding uncharacterized protein LOC128236186 isoform X1; translation: MDLLYLLILFALSFTKESETACGNLTYLEPALQLRNVTFVFEPDNYQSDILPILKNEQYNMGGQRVSVSADPTRSVYLIVLNTYVGGRNYASTYFSVTHNKCSSDRVRLDLRVISGCGYLYIRTKVVTTGGYVELGYFPALSVINNYHLYVRQWYNATSSSDMHLSDGRFSERKDPNWEFVLTIHNVNRWTSGNYSVRCTDDRPGRNKFTQPVEINVIGKPSLHSYNHTSECDDCLVGINGQDLGSHIYCHTTGGTVPTIYVGDRKVTVHFVSNDTYRPSYVASKDDHMKVVTCSVFNAAMETPLNTSSKLYVAVKPDNAVLAVPTLKEGEPAGITCSSMGGRPPSTLTLMIGTMNVTANISTTTILNEEFGSYTTQIVLEAAAKREWQTREVICFQRTPLFSSYKTEKEIIDCKYPPSEILLESPDMPSRLQDIYNLMFSCEIKDYNDNCRLQWTSNKPSLLEGIIPKEITNARSIRSIMNVSVTKEDLGKVLICNAVCSSFQRNISKSYALLVPCRFLQTLRI